From one Anopheles bellator chromosome 1, idAnoBellAS_SP24_06.2, whole genome shotgun sequence genomic stretch:
- the LOC131210171 gene encoding protein PAT1 homolog 1-like: MSDSFFGFDAALPGEEDDGGGGARRARGSGGAGGGGGGRRVLGGGSGSGGGLETDSEEEYDALNDETFGQARQDDWEDLHENLVRMDQREGGDGDSGPDSDLDINFSSVGIDNFELDNDTEPEARLQLDPSVWTMPSKPEPTRSVPAPQPEAPIAAAGAPTPVPGTDRFGASMAPNRFPLPNPGQIRICSLEEIEQNMIKQQQEQLRRGMTPLPRPPPGFQPPSSASNQQPPLPPPVAIGGQGPPPVGGLNRPLPVPIGFPVGGPPPTGGPMFPPTNVPPPTTAVPPPPGPPFPFPINFQGPPTMPPPPAGAPGTPGSNNNNNNNNASFSQRLVEEIQQNHPMLPHYRQQPPPGPPPPLPGMGVPPPAGPLGPLPPAHGNFKHPFLPFHPFPPNWNPHNQPHHHHPQQPQQGGPAPHHGHHGHPGHHHFPHQQHHPGHPHHHPQQQQHHHHQHQQHHHHHPQQQQQQQGGHRLQNGKLNRNFEYDEYANMMSERAKHWLLGIQLSQLNKETAYYNDYYFCVFRDRKERERGAQRESKAHKDNTFYHPFTQQMLHRNGLIRERRNSDNMSSKDNIKEIQPRRYKPVQFENSLGKLQCGSVIAPRKIIDQDVVVDRSVSDGTNGVAGGAGGAGNGSSETVHHQRRSRQILLHVENLYRLLLRLEDLANPLAIEAKQQMKEKRAKEQLLAQEKQSSTVPDEQNNVAATAGHAGSAALVTVTPVSEVEQDTLSSLLERILPALNAEGVQRLLSVRKGKQLLTRIQKALSAHPARWTVWCTVLSTLVALPRRDRDDADEQLSPLFAQLELHVKYAAGAVELLPLFETLLNTDQLLGLVPKCKFLLLTILTLIAQMEQLATDDDDDEDDADDGKQRQIVEVRWRSLLRELARVFANAATTADTEGGNKTGTGSPPKVIVKLDSTCGFVKLLRAHLQRHPELDLERKLQTIVSIVDRSEPIQQQQGSRQSDTPDKPE; this comes from the exons ATGTCGGATTCGTTCTTTGGCTTTGACGCGGCCCTGCCCGGTGAAGaagacgatggtggcggtggagccAGGCGTGCCAGgggttccggtggtgctggcggtggcggcggaggtcGAAGAGtgctcggcggtggcagtggcagtggcggcggcctgGAAACCGACTCCGAGGAGGAGTACGATGCGCTCAACGATGAAACGTTTGGCCAAGCACGGCAAGACGATTGGGAAGATTTGCACGAAAATCTAGTGCGAATGGACCAGCGAGAGGGAGGGGACGGCGACTCAGGGCCGGATTCCGATCTGGACATTAACTTCTCGTCGGTTGGAATCGATAATTTCGAGCTCGACAAcgacacggaaccggaagcacggCTGCAGCTGGATCCGAGCGTGTGGACCATGCCgagcaaaccggaaccgacaCGTTCCGTACCGGCTCCGCAGCCGGAGGCTCCGATAGCGGCCGCAGGCGCTCCAACGCCAGTGCCAGGCACGG ATCGGTTCGGTGCGTCGATGGCCCCGAATAGGTTTCCTCTGCCAAACCCGGGCCAGATTCGCATCTGCTCGCTGGAGGAGATCGAGCAAAACATGatcaagcagcagcaggaacagttGCGTCGAGGCATGACACCTCTGCCGAGGCCACCGCCCGGATTCCAACCGCCTTCCAGTGCATCGAACCAACAaccaccgttgccgccaccggtggctaTCGGAGGCCAaggaccgccaccggtgggagGACTGAATCGGCCGCTACCGGTTCCGATCGGGTTTCCGGTAGGTGGTCCGCCACCAACCGGTGGCCCGATGTTTCCTCCGACGAACGTACCGCCACCAACGACGGCGGTGCCACCAcctccggggccaccgtttccCTTCCCGATCAACTTCCAGGGACCGCCCAcgatgccgccaccgccggccggagcCCCGGGAACTCCAGggtcaaacaacaacaataacaacaataacgcCAGTTTCAGCCAGCGGCTCGTCGAGGAGATCCAGCAAAACCACCCGATGCTGCCGCACTACCGCCAGCAGCCTCCGCCCGGTCCGCCACCTCCGCTCCCGGGGATGGGTGTGCCACCCCCGGCGGGGCCGCTCGGTCCGTTGCCACCAGCGCACGGTAACTTTAAGCATCCATTTCTACCGTTTCACCCGTTTCCGCCAAACTGGAACCCGCACAACcagccccatcatcatcatccgcagcagccacagcagggCGGTCCGGCACCCCATCACGGTCACCATGGCCATCCGGGgcatcatcattttccgcaccaacagcatcatccgggacatccgcaccatcatccacagcagcagcaacaccatcaccaccaacaccagcaacaccaccaccatcatccacagcaacagcagcagcagcagggtggccaccggctgcaGAATGGCAAACTGAACCGTAACTTCGAGTACGACGAGTACGCGAACATGATGAGCGAACGGGCCAAGCACTGGCTGCTCGGCATTCAGCTGTCGCAGCTCAACAAGGAGACGGCGTACTACAACGACTACTACTTCTGCGTGTTCCGCGACCGGAAGGAGCGCGAGCGGGGCGCGCAGCGCGAGAGCAAGGCACACAAGGACAACACGTTCTACCATCCGTTCACGCAGCAGATGCTGCACCGGAACGGGCTGATTCGTGAGCGGCGCAACTCGGACAACATGTCGTCGAAGGACAACATCAAGGAGATTCAGCCGCGTCGCTACAAGCCGGTCCAGTTCGAGAACTCGCTCGGCAAGCTGCAGTGCGGTAGTGTGATTGCGCCACGTAAAATTATCGATCAGGACGTggtcgtcgatcggtcggtaTCGGACGGTACCAATGGAGTGgctggcggtgccggtggtgctggcaaCGGTAGCTCCGAAACGGTCCACCATCAGCGCCGCTCGCGCCAAATACTGTTGCACGTGGAGAACCTGTaccggttgctgttgcgccTCGAGGACCTCGCCAATCCGCTggcgatcgaagcgaagcaacaGATGAAGGAGAAGCGCGCTAAAGAGCAGCTGTTGGCGCAGGAAAAGCAAAGCTCTACGGTGCCCGACGAACAGAACAatgtggccgccaccgccggacacGCCGGATCTGCGGCGCTCGTGACCGTCACGCCGGTGTCGGAGGTCGAACAGGACACGCTGAGTTCGCTACTCGAGAGGATACTGCCCGCGCTCAATGCGGAAGGTGTTCAGCGGCTGCTGTCGGTGCGCAAGGGCAAACAGCTGTTGACGCGCATCCAGAAGGCCCTCAGTGCGCACCCGGCCCGCTGGACCGTCTGGTGTACGGTGCTCAGCACCCTCGTAGCCCTGCCGAGGCGCGATCGGGACGATGCGGACGAACAGCTCAGTCCGCTGTTCGCGCAACTGGAGCTACACGTGAAGTACGCTGCCGGTGCTGTGGAACTGTTGCCACTGTTCGAGACGCTCCTCAACACCGATCAGCTGCTTGGGCTGGTGCCGAAGTGCAAGTTTCTTCTGCTGACCATCCTCACACTGATCGCCCAGATGGAGCAACTGGCCacggatgacgacgacgatgaggacgacgccgacgacggcaaACAGCGGCAGATCGTGGAGGTTCGCTGGCGGTCGCTGCTACGTGAGCTGGCCCGTGTCTTCGCTAATGCCGCCACCACGGCAGACACGGAGGGGGGCAACAAAACCGGTACCGGCAGTCCCCCGAAGGTGATCGTGAAACTTGACTCGACCTGTGGCTTCGTGAAGCTGCTGCGAGCCCATCTACAGCGACACCCGGAGCTCGATCTGGAGCGGAAACTGCAAACGATCGTGTCGATCGTGGACAGATCCGAGCcaatccagcagcagcaaggatcaCGACAATCGGACACGCCGGATAAGCCGGAGTAA
- the LOC131205252 gene encoding hairy/enhancer-of-split related with YRPW motif protein — protein sequence MEHHLPLHHHAAAHHHHGTPLHWGYSTPGATSTPTHAAAGAVGNNNTWTPPSSKGIKRTLSESDCEELYSEEESSKEHTSPGESDSCQLLSRKRRRGVIEKKRRDRINSSLTELKRLVPSAYEKQGSAKLEKAEILQLTVDHLKALHARGIDDASYDPQRFAMDYHIIGFRECVAEVARYLVTIEGMDVQDPLRLRLMSHLQCFATQRELSTKANAAATSPAWSHGSATAYPVAAAAAAAAVAYPATHHGTSGYYHPHHQNYSPHQSATAPYIPQVATIPPPHDHLQQEQHQLQHHHAQQQHQQQLASSAATAAIYATSAPLHELYSSQHDSEAAVQQQQQQSEQPSAGSSNGGPPTYTELSNHNPNRGLSAYGNPQYPVSTSTHGYSASTSSSYNTAAKPYRPWGAEMAC from the exons ATGGAGCACCATCTGCCGCTGCACCACCATGCGGCCgctcaccaccatcacgggACGCCGCTGCACTGGGGCTACTCCACGCCCGGTGCTACCTCGACGCCGacgcacgccgccgccggtgccgtcggcaacaacaacacgtggacaccgccgtcgtcgaaggGCATCAAGCGGACACTTTCGGAGAGCGACTGCGAGGAGCTCTACTCGGAGGAGGAGTCGTCCAAGGAGCA CACGTCGCCGGGTGAATCGGATAGCTGTCAACTGTTGAGCCGCAAGCGGCGCCGGGGTGTGATCGAGAAGAAGCGCCGGGACCGGATCAACTCGTCGCTGACCGAGCTGAAGCGGCTGGTGCCGAGCGCGTACGAGAAGCAGGGCTCCGCCAAGCTCGAGAAAGCCGAAATCCTGCAACTGACCGTCGACCACCTGAAGGCGCTTCACGCACGAG GAATCGACGATGCCAGCTATGACCCGCAACGGTTCGCCATGGATTACCACATCATCGGGTTTCGTGAGTGCGTGGCGGAAGTGGCCCGCTACCTGGTGACAATCGAGGGAATGGACGTACAGGATCCGCTGCGGTTGCGCCTGATGTCTCACCTGCAGTGTTTCGCGACGCAGCGGGAGCTGTCAACGAAAgcgaacgccgccgccaccagtcCCGCTTGGTCGCACGGAAGTGCCACTGCTTATCCGGTcgccgctgcggccgcggcggctgccgtAGCATACCCGGCCACCCACCACGGGACCAGCGGATACTACCATCCGCACCATCAAAATTACAGCCCACACCAGAGTGCCACCGCTCCGTACATTCCGCAAGTGGCCACCATTCCCCCACCGCACGACCATCTGCAGCAAGAGCAACACCAACTGCAGCATCACcacgcgcagcagcaacatcagcaacagctGGCGTCctcggcggcaacggcggccatCTACGCCACCAGTGCGCCGCTGCACGAGCTTTACAGCAGTCAGCACGATTCCGAGGCCGcggttcagcagcagcagcaacaatcggAGCAACCGTCAGCGGGCTCCTCGAACGGCGGGCCGCCAACGTACACGGAACTGTCGAACCACAACCCGAACCGCGGTCTGTCGGCCTACGGCAACCCGCAGTACCCGGTGAGCACATCGACCCACGGGTACAGTGCGTCGACCAGCTCGTCGTACAACACGGCAGCGAAACCTTATCGTCCGTGGGGCGCCGAGATGgcctgttga